In Desulfovibrio oxyclinae DSM 11498, one genomic interval encodes:
- a CDS encoding malic enzyme-like NAD(P)-binding protein → MALFTKEEALKYHEDKRRGKLEVFSIKPCDTQKHLSMAYSPGVAEACRAIHADKEDSYRYTNRGNLVAVVSNGTAVLGLGNIGPEAAKPVMEGKGVLFKIFADIDVYDLNIDAATPDDVVNFCRVLGPTFGGINLEDIKAPECFEIERRLKEEMNIPVFHDDQHGTAIISAAGIINALEISGKKIEDIKIVVSGAGAAAIACSDLYVAMGVKRENIFMFDSRGLIHEGRDDLNDFKRHYAQDKDYGTLADVMNGADMFLGLSVKDAINAEMVKTMSENAIIFACANPDPEIPYPVVKDVRPDIIMGTGRSDFPNQVNNVLGFPFIFRGALDCRASIINEEMKIAAAQALADLAKEPVSEDICKAYGVDGLEYGIDYIIPKPLDPRVLTWLAPAVAKAAMDTGVASKQLDLDDYVKELEERMAASKARSKGVVESFGYDF, encoded by the coding sequence GGCCTACTCGCCCGGCGTGGCCGAGGCCTGCCGCGCCATCCACGCGGACAAGGAAGACTCCTACCGCTACACCAACAGGGGCAATCTCGTGGCAGTGGTCTCCAACGGAACCGCCGTGCTCGGCCTCGGCAACATCGGCCCTGAAGCCGCCAAGCCGGTGATGGAAGGCAAAGGCGTGCTCTTCAAGATTTTCGCGGACATCGACGTGTACGACCTCAACATCGACGCCGCCACGCCCGACGACGTGGTGAACTTCTGCCGCGTGCTCGGCCCGACCTTCGGGGGTATCAACCTTGAGGACATCAAAGCTCCGGAATGCTTCGAAATCGAGCGCCGCCTCAAGGAAGAGATGAACATCCCTGTCTTCCATGACGATCAGCACGGCACCGCCATCATCTCGGCCGCAGGCATCATCAACGCCCTTGAAATCTCCGGCAAGAAGATCGAGGACATCAAGATCGTGGTCTCCGGGGCCGGAGCCGCTGCCATTGCCTGCTCCGACCTGTACGTGGCCATGGGCGTAAAGCGCGAGAACATCTTCATGTTCGATTCGCGCGGACTCATTCACGAAGGACGCGACGACCTGAACGACTTCAAACGTCACTATGCGCAGGACAAGGACTACGGCACGCTCGCCGACGTCATGAACGGCGCAGACATGTTCCTCGGTCTCTCGGTCAAGGACGCCATCAACGCCGAGATGGTCAAGACCATGTCCGAAAACGCCATCATCTTCGCCTGCGCCAACCCGGACCCGGAAATTCCGTATCCGGTGGTCAAGGACGTTCGCCCGGATATCATCATGGGCACCGGCCGTTCCGACTTCCCCAATCAGGTGAACAACGTGCTCGGCTTCCCTTTCATCTTTCGCGGCGCCCTCGACTGCCGCGCCAGCATCATCAACGAGGAAATGAAGATCGCTGCGGCGCAGGCACTGGCCGATCTCGCCAAGGAGCCGGTATCCGAGGATATCTGCAAGGCATACGGCGTGGACGGGCTGGAATACGGCATCGACTACATCATCCCCAAGCCGCTTGATCCCCGCGTGTTGACGTGGCTGGCCCCGGCAGTGGCCAAGGCCGCCATGGACACCGGCGTGGCAAGCAAGCAGCTTGATCTGGACGACTACGTCAAGGAGCTTGAAGAACGCATGGCAGCCTCCAAGGCTCGCAGCAAGGGCGTCGTCGAGTCCTTCGGCTACGACTTTTAA